One Ancylothrix sp. D3o DNA window includes the following coding sequences:
- a CDS encoding GNAT family N-acetyltransferase produces the protein MGLDQEKIIPPEKLNSFHLIDKFDSGENKLNEWLKKRALKNDLEGASRTYVVCVGKEVMGYYCLANGAVAQTTATGRIWRNMPDPIPVMVIGRLAVDRRWQGKGIGRALLRDAILRTLQAAEIAGIRAIIVHAISEEAKQFYEKCGFSVSPIDEMTLMVKVKDAIVALGLEG, from the coding sequence GTGGGATTAGATCAAGAAAAAATTATTCCCCCGGAAAAGCTGAATTCTTTCCATCTAATTGATAAGTTTGATTCGGGTGAAAATAAGCTAAATGAGTGGTTAAAAAAGCGGGCTTTAAAAAATGATTTAGAGGGGGCTTCCCGCACTTATGTTGTCTGTGTTGGTAAAGAAGTGATGGGATATTACTGTCTGGCAAATGGAGCAGTCGCACAAACCACAGCCACAGGTAGAATTTGGCGTAATATGCCCGATCCTATTCCAGTGATGGTGATAGGAAGATTGGCAGTTGATCGCCGGTGGCAAGGCAAAGGTATCGGGCGTGCTTTACTGCGAGATGCTATTCTTCGTACTTTGCAAGCTGCGGAAATTGCGGGGATAAGAGCAATTATTGTACACGCTATTTCTGAAGAGGCGAAACAGTTTTATGAGAAGTGTGGGTTTAGTGTTTCACCTATTGATGAGATGACACTGATGGTGAAAGTTAAGGATGCTATTGTTGCACTTGGGTTAGAAGGTTGA